From Streptomyces sp. NBC_00370, a single genomic window includes:
- a CDS encoding CCA tRNA nucleotidyltransferase, whose protein sequence is MPTANEDSPSALSQVQRRAVSELLRVSPVADDLARRFQEAGFSLALVGGSVRDALLGRLGNDLDFTTDARPDDVLKIVRPWADSVWEVGIAFGTVGCQKNGYQIEVTTYRSEAYDRTSRKPEVSYGDSIEQDLVRRDFTVNAMAVALPQKEFIDPHGGLEDLSARVLRTPGTPEESFSDDPLRMLRAARFAAQLDFEVAPEVVAAMKAMSDRIEIVSAERVRDELNKLLLSAQPRKGLALLVDTGLADRVLPELPALRLESDEHHRHKDVYEHSLTVLEQAIDLEEDGPDLVLRLAALLHDIGKPRTRRFESDGRVSFHHHEMVGAKLTKKRMTALKYSNEMVRDVSRLVELHLRFHGYGTGEWTDSAVRRYVRDAGPLLTRLHKLTRSDCTTRNKRKAAALSRAYDGLENRIAQLQEQEELDSIRPDLDGNEIMGILGVGPGPVIGKAYTFLLELRLENGPMEREAAVAALTSWWAAQS, encoded by the coding sequence GTGCCGACAGCCAACGAAGACAGCCCCAGTGCACTGAGCCAGGTGCAGCGCCGCGCGGTCAGCGAACTGCTGCGGGTGTCCCCCGTCGCCGACGACCTCGCCCGCAGGTTCCAGGAAGCCGGATTCAGCCTCGCCCTGGTCGGCGGATCGGTCAGGGATGCCCTTCTCGGCCGGCTCGGCAACGACCTGGACTTCACGACCGACGCCCGCCCCGACGATGTGCTGAAGATCGTCAGACCGTGGGCGGACTCGGTGTGGGAGGTCGGGATCGCCTTCGGCACGGTCGGCTGCCAGAAGAACGGCTACCAGATCGAGGTCACGACGTACCGGTCCGAGGCGTACGACCGCACGTCGCGCAAGCCCGAGGTGTCCTACGGCGACTCCATCGAGCAGGACCTCGTCCGCCGCGACTTCACCGTGAACGCGATGGCCGTCGCGCTGCCGCAGAAGGAGTTCATCGACCCGCACGGCGGTCTTGAGGACCTTTCCGCGCGGGTGCTCCGTACGCCCGGCACCCCGGAGGAGTCCTTCTCCGACGATCCGCTGCGCATGCTCAGGGCGGCACGCTTCGCCGCGCAGCTGGACTTCGAGGTCGCCCCCGAGGTGGTCGCCGCCATGAAGGCGATGTCCGACCGTATCGAGATCGTCTCCGCCGAGCGGGTCCGCGACGAGCTGAACAAGCTGCTGCTCTCCGCACAGCCCCGCAAGGGCCTGGCGCTGCTCGTCGACACCGGCCTCGCCGACCGCGTACTGCCCGAGCTGCCGGCGCTGCGGCTGGAGAGCGACGAGCACCACCGGCACAAGGATGTCTACGAGCACTCGCTGACCGTGCTGGAGCAGGCCATCGACCTGGAGGAGGACGGTCCCGACCTCGTGCTGCGGCTGGCCGCGCTGCTCCACGACATCGGCAAGCCCAGGACCCGGCGTTTCGAGTCGGACGGCCGGGTGTCCTTCCACCACCACGAGATGGTCGGCGCCAAGCTCACCAAGAAGCGGATGACCGCGCTCAAGTACTCCAACGAGATGGTCCGCGACGTCTCACGGCTGGTGGAGCTGCATCTGCGCTTCCACGGCTACGGGACCGGCGAGTGGACGGACTCGGCGGTACGACGCTACGTACGCGACGCGGGCCCGCTGCTGACGCGGCTGCACAAACTGACCCGCTCGGACTGCACCACACGCAACAAGCGCAAGGCGGCAGCCCTCTCCCGCGCCTACGACGGGCTGGAGAACCGCATCGCCCAGCTGCAGGAGCAGGAGGAGCTGGACTCCATCAGGCCCGATCTGGACGGCAACGAGATCATGGGGATCCTGGGGGTCGGTCCTGGTCCGGTGATCGGTAAGGCCTACACGTTCCTGCTGGAGCTGCGGCTGGAGAACGGGCCGATGGAACGCGAAGCGGCTGTCGCGGCGCTCACGTCATGGTGGGCGGCGCAGAGCTGA
- a CDS encoding DUF6049 family protein → MAEAADSQGTGHTGARRRLRRTASLIAGAPLLAGLLVGAMGPQAHAADARSATGTTEKASGSSTVAVALDTLSPSAPVKGDTLTVSGTVTNKGKRAVTEAEVDLRVGPRLSGRTAIDDAAQRTGEAAIDVAPLGGKYTVKLGKLTSGTPQDFSLSVPVSQLGLGEDGVYQLGVSLSGQTSDVPYDTVLGIERTFLPWQPETTEKKTQLTTMWPLIASTPLSAQTGSDEQQTAVFDNDDLAAELAPGGRLQEMVSLGNQLPVTWVIDPDLLATVDSMTRNYRVRSGNTTVAGKNQTVANQWLDALEKAVQGHKVVALPFADPDLASLAHRGKNVSGTLSHLQPATEVATATVDTILHVTPSTDFAWPVDGAIDPSIVDVATSAGAHKVITRGDSLEDNLPYTPSAARPIGGGTTAVVADTRLSKAFEGNMTSANSSTLAVQKFLAQTLALTLQQPEKQRSVVVAPQRMPSIAQAEALASALRGLDPERWTQPSDLLAAAAATPDTEANTKVPGASRYPKRLSKQELPTEAFQKLKDTQDQLTKFKDILSSPDRVEAPFANAMHRAMSTSWRGNPIGAQRYRDSTQSYLQGLTSEVRLIQKSVLTLSGRSATIPVTVQNQLLQDVEHLVLRLSSAQPTRLKVDGDHAVAEQPITVEGGHSQSVKFTGAGNANGPVQVTAQLYTEDGRPYGNAMQFQVKVSEITPTVMLVIAGGVLLLVLAGVKMYSQRKRAAARKAAAGQDAEPDDGGDGGDGEEAEPGQPSDPAGDTGPESAAPSGPGEKVDR, encoded by the coding sequence GTGGCCGAGGCGGCAGACTCTCAGGGGACGGGCCACACCGGTGCCCGCCGACGGCTGCGACGTACAGCTTCCCTGATCGCGGGAGCGCCCCTGCTGGCCGGTCTGCTGGTCGGCGCGATGGGTCCCCAGGCGCATGCCGCGGACGCCAGGAGTGCCACGGGTACGACGGAGAAGGCGAGCGGATCCAGCACGGTCGCTGTGGCGCTCGACACGCTGTCGCCCAGCGCCCCCGTGAAGGGCGACACCCTCACCGTCTCCGGCACGGTCACCAACAAGGGCAAGCGAGCCGTCACCGAAGCCGAGGTCGATCTGCGGGTCGGGCCGAGGCTGTCCGGCCGGACAGCGATCGACGACGCCGCGCAGCGCACGGGCGAAGCGGCGATCGACGTCGCCCCGCTGGGCGGCAAGTACACCGTCAAGCTCGGCAAGCTCACCTCGGGCACCCCCCAGGACTTCTCGCTGTCCGTGCCGGTCAGCCAGCTCGGCCTCGGCGAGGACGGCGTCTACCAGCTCGGTGTCTCGCTGTCCGGGCAGACCTCCGACGTGCCGTACGACACGGTGCTGGGCATTGAGCGCACGTTCCTGCCCTGGCAGCCGGAGACCACGGAGAAGAAGACCCAGCTGACCACCATGTGGCCGCTGATCGCCTCGACGCCGCTCTCCGCGCAGACCGGCTCGGACGAACAGCAGACGGCGGTCTTCGACAACGACGATCTCGCAGCCGAGCTGGCGCCGGGCGGCCGGCTCCAGGAGATGGTCTCTCTCGGCAATCAGCTTCCGGTGACCTGGGTCATCGACCCCGATCTGCTCGCGACCGTCGACTCGATGACCCGTAACTACCGAGTCAGGAGCGGCAACACCACGGTCGCCGGCAAGAACCAGACCGTGGCCAACCAGTGGCTCGACGCGCTGGAGAAGGCGGTGCAGGGCCACAAGGTGGTCGCGCTGCCGTTCGCCGACCCCGACCTTGCGTCGCTGGCCCACCGCGGCAAGAACGTCTCAGGCACCCTCAGCCATCTCCAGCCGGCCACCGAGGTGGCGACGGCCACCGTGGACACGATCCTCCATGTGACGCCGTCCACCGACTTCGCCTGGCCCGTGGACGGTGCGATCGATCCGTCGATCGTCGACGTCGCCACCTCGGCCGGAGCGCACAAGGTGATCACCCGGGGCGACAGCCTGGAGGACAACCTGCCGTATACGCCGTCGGCCGCGCGGCCGATCGGCGGGGGCACGACGGCGGTCGTCGCCGACACCCGGCTGTCCAAGGCGTTCGAGGGCAATATGACGAGCGCGAACAGCTCCACGCTCGCCGTACAGAAGTTCCTCGCCCAGACGCTCGCCCTGACGCTCCAGCAGCCGGAGAAGCAGCGCAGCGTCGTCGTCGCCCCGCAGCGCATGCCGAGCATCGCCCAGGCGGAGGCGCTGGCGAGCGCCCTGCGCGGGCTCGACCCCGAACGCTGGACCCAGCCGTCGGACCTGCTCGCGGCGGCAGCGGCCACCCCGGACACCGAGGCCAACACCAAGGTGCCCGGCGCGTCCCGGTACCCGAAGCGGCTGAGCAAGCAGGAGCTGCCGACCGAGGCGTTCCAGAAGCTCAAGGACACCCAGGACCAGCTCACCAAGTTCAAGGACATCCTCAGCTCGCCCGACCGGGTCGAGGCGCCGTTCGCCAACGCCATGCACCGGGCGATGTCGACGTCCTGGCGCGGCAACCCGATCGGGGCCCAGCGGTACCGTGACTCCACGCAGAGCTATCTGCAGGGGCTCACCAGCGAGGTCCGGCTCATCCAGAAGTCCGTGCTGACCCTCTCGGGGCGCAGCGCGACGATCCCGGTGACCGTCCAGAACCAGCTCCTGCAGGACGTCGAGCATCTGGTGCTGCGGCTCAGTTCGGCGCAGCCGACCCGTCTGAAGGTGGACGGTGACCACGCCGTCGCCGAACAGCCGATCACGGTCGAGGGCGGGCACAGCCAGTCGGTGAAGTTCACCGGGGCGGGGAACGCCAACGGGCCCGTCCAGGTCACGGCCCAGCTCTACACGGAGGACGGCAGGCCGTACGGCAATGCCATGCAGTTCCAGGTCAAGGTCTCCGAGATCACGCCTACCGTGATGCTGGTCATCGCGGGCGGTGTGCTGCTGCTCGTCCTCGCTGGCGTCAAGATGTACAGCCAGCGCAAGCGCGCGGCGGCCCGCAAGGCCGCCGCCGGGCAGGACGCGGAACCCGACGACGGCGGTGACGGCGGTGACGGCGAGGAAGCGGAACCCGGGCAGCCGAGTGACCCGGCAGGGGACACCGGACCGGAAAGCGCGGCACCGTCAGGCCCGGGTGAGAAAGTGGACCGTTGA
- a CDS encoding anti-sigma factor family protein has translation MTSTADTEQHPDVSEISDLTDGLLSPSRTAEVREHLDSCALCADVHASLEEIRGLLGTLPGPSRMPDDVAERIDAALAAEVLRQADPPEAAAAHVSRETSPPARTPAGHPRAATGPGRSAGVRRRRRNAVLGAVFGTAAVGVSVLLLRAAAQAPSDNSAADAQVSKSSVAAAKDFSDPFLRSQVDALLAGNPAAKHTDSTHRNGAASDNSPLLGQVPVVPACVEQGTGRNAAVLAVEQGTYEGRKAYLLVLPHPTDSAQVQAYVIDASCVSATPPAKGKLLLTHVYPRG, from the coding sequence ATGACATCCACGGCCGACACAGAGCAGCACCCCGACGTCTCGGAGATCTCCGACCTCACCGACGGCCTGCTCTCACCGTCCCGCACCGCCGAGGTGCGCGAGCACCTCGACAGCTGTGCGCTCTGCGCCGATGTACATGCCTCCCTCGAAGAGATCAGAGGACTGCTGGGCACCCTCCCCGGACCGTCGCGGATGCCGGACGATGTCGCCGAGCGCATCGATGCCGCGCTCGCGGCCGAGGTACTCCGTCAGGCGGACCCGCCCGAGGCCGCCGCCGCTCATGTTTCACGTGAAACATCTCCCCCGGCACGCACACCCGCCGGCCATCCGCGGGCCGCGACCGGCCCCGGCCGCTCCGCCGGTGTACGCCGTCGGCGCCGCAACGCCGTCCTCGGAGCTGTCTTCGGCACCGCCGCCGTCGGAGTGAGCGTGTTGCTGCTGCGAGCGGCGGCGCAGGCGCCGAGCGACAACAGCGCCGCCGACGCACAGGTTTCGAAGAGCAGCGTGGCAGCCGCCAAGGATTTCTCCGATCCGTTCCTGCGTAGCCAGGTGGACGCACTTCTGGCCGGTAATCCCGCCGCCAAACACACGGACAGCACGCATCGCAACGGTGCGGCGAGCGACAACTCGCCCCTGCTCGGGCAGGTACCGGTGGTGCCGGCCTGTGTGGAGCAGGGCACCGGCCGCAACGCTGCCGTCCTCGCCGTCGAACAGGGCACCTACGAGGGCCGGAAGGCCTATCTCCTGGTCCTGCCGCACCCGACCGACAGCGCTCAGGTGCAGGCGTATGTGATTGACGCGTCCTGCGTCAGTGCCACCCCGCCGGCCAAGGGGAAACTGCTGCTGACCCATGTCTATCCACGCGGCTGA
- the trxB gene encoding thioredoxin-disulfide reductase: MSDVRNVIIIGSGPAGYTAALYTARASLKPLVFEGAVTAGGALMNTTDVENFPGFRDGIMGPDLMDNMRAQAERFGAELVPDDINAVDLTGEIKTVTDTAGTVHRAKAVIVTTGSQHRKLGLPNEDALSGRGVSWCATCDGFFFKDQDIAVVGGGDTAMEEATFLSRFAKSVTIVHRRDTLRASKTMQDRAFADPKIKFAWDSEVAEIHGDPKLTGLTLRSTVTGEPYSLPVTGLFIAVGHDPRTELFKGQLDLDNDGYLKVDAPSTRTNITGVFGAGDVVDHTYRQAITAAGTGCSAALDAERFLAALSDTEKTAEPEKTASV; this comes from the coding sequence GTGAGCGACGTCCGTAATGTGATCATCATCGGCTCCGGGCCCGCCGGGTACACGGCCGCGCTGTACACCGCGCGCGCGTCGCTGAAGCCGCTGGTCTTCGAGGGTGCTGTCACCGCCGGTGGTGCGCTGATGAACACCACCGACGTGGAGAACTTCCCGGGCTTCCGGGACGGCATCATGGGCCCCGATCTCATGGACAACATGCGCGCGCAGGCCGAGCGCTTCGGCGCGGAGCTGGTTCCGGACGACATCAACGCCGTCGACCTCACCGGAGAGATCAAGACGGTGACCGACACGGCCGGCACCGTGCACCGCGCGAAGGCCGTCATCGTGACGACCGGCTCTCAGCACCGCAAGCTCGGGCTGCCCAACGAGGACGCTCTCTCCGGACGCGGCGTCTCCTGGTGTGCCACCTGTGACGGCTTCTTCTTCAAGGACCAGGACATCGCCGTGGTCGGCGGTGGCGACACGGCCATGGAGGAGGCAACCTTCCTCTCCCGGTTCGCCAAGTCGGTCACGATCGTCCACCGCCGTGACACCCTGCGGGCCTCCAAGACCATGCAGGACCGCGCCTTCGCCGACCCGAAGATCAAGTTCGCCTGGGACAGCGAGGTCGCGGAGATCCACGGCGACCCGAAGCTGACAGGTCTGACGCTGCGCAGCACCGTGACCGGCGAGCCTTACTCGCTCCCGGTGACCGGCCTGTTCATCGCGGTGGGCCACGACCCGAGGACAGAACTGTTCAAGGGCCAGCTCGACCTCGACAACGACGGCTACCTGAAGGTGGACGCTCCGTCGACCCGGACCAATATCACCGGCGTCTTCGGCGCCGGCGATGTCGTCGACCACACCTATCGCCAGGCGATCACCGCTGCGGGCACTGGTTGCTCCGCCGCTCTCGACGCCGAACGCTTCCTTGCCGCGCTCAGCGACACCGAGAAGACCGCCGAGCCGGAGAAGACCGCTTCGGTCTGA
- the sigM gene encoding RNA polymerase sigma factor SigM, which produces MDDAALADAGDQELLDAHVAGDPDAFGELVRRHRDRLWAVAVRTLGDREEAADAVQDALVSAFRAAHTFRGQSAVTTWLHRITVNACLDRVRKASSRKTSPMDDTERLEQLLEPHESAEAPAERQDLHRELLAALAKLPVDQRAALVLVDMQGYPVAEAALVLGVPTGTVKSRCARGRARLQPMLSHLRADAPDSGDPGGGRNRTPGTSVPPPAPAPDGTKGPSDPAAVKGGGGRT; this is translated from the coding sequence TTGGACGACGCCGCACTCGCCGACGCGGGCGACCAGGAACTCCTGGACGCTCATGTCGCGGGCGACCCGGACGCCTTCGGTGAGCTGGTACGGCGCCACCGCGACCGGCTCTGGGCCGTGGCCGTACGCACACTCGGGGACCGTGAGGAAGCGGCGGACGCCGTCCAGGACGCACTGGTGTCGGCCTTCCGCGCCGCCCACACCTTCCGTGGCCAGTCGGCCGTGACCACCTGGCTGCACCGCATCACCGTCAACGCCTGCCTCGACCGGGTCCGCAAGGCGTCCTCCCGCAAGACATCCCCCATGGACGACACGGAGCGGCTGGAACAACTCCTCGAACCCCATGAATCCGCCGAGGCGCCCGCCGAGCGGCAGGATCTCCACCGTGAGCTGCTGGCGGCGCTGGCCAAACTCCCCGTGGACCAGCGGGCCGCCCTGGTGCTCGTGGACATGCAGGGCTACCCCGTCGCCGAAGCCGCCCTGGTGCTGGGCGTGCCTACGGGAACGGTCAAGAGCCGCTGCGCCCGGGGCCGGGCGAGACTTCAGCCCATGCTCAGCCATCTGCGGGCGGACGCCCCGGATAGCGGCGATCCCGGTGGGGGAAGGAACCGGACGCCAGGGACATCCGTCCCACCACCGGCGCCGGCACCCGACGGCACCAAAGGACCGAGTGACCCAGCAGCGGTGAAGGGAGGAGGTGGGCGCACATGA
- the murJ gene encoding murein biosynthesis integral membrane protein MurJ, protein MNAPYDGERGQGAGGDPAGQGAPSPPAQEPYAPQDPRGRDPRVQDPYVQDPYAQDPYVQGAYQEDPYWTQELAAQDPVNGALYDSAPLPPPPPAPTYQDPQQLYQQPPAQQYAPDPRIWAQPPPPEPAGPSRHLPYGDDPQTTQFMGVDELVSRAGDEAPQQDAFAHLYRDQQGLGQQPPAVPEPEPAPVPVAAPPAARSGGKASGLLKSSAVMAAGTLVSRLTGFVRSLVITAALGAALLGDSFTVAYTLPTMIYILTVGGGLNSVFVPQLVRSMKEDDDGGEAYANRLLTLVMVALGAVVVIVVLGAPVLIRLMSDTIAGDPTANNVAVTFARYCLPTIFFMGIHVVMGQILNARGKFGAMMWTPVLNNIVMIATFGLFIWVYGTAADSNMSVRTIPPDGVRLLGVGTLLGLTVQALAMIPYLREAGFRFRPRFDWKGHGLGKTVKLAKWTVLFVLANQAGVLIVTQLATAAGKASGKDGTGILAYSNAQLIWGMPQAIITVSVMAALLPRISRSAADGDPGAVRDDISQGLRNSAVAIVPIAFAFLALGVPMSTLLFSSSGLESARSMGFILMAFGLGLIPYSVQYVVLRGFYAYEDTRTPFYNTVIVAAVNAAASAISYVVLPARWAVVGMAASYGLAYAVGVGVAWHRLAKRLGGDLDGGRVMRTYARLCLASIPAALAAGAIGYAVLGGVGEGALGSLVALVLGGVVLLGVFFLAAKKMRIEEMNSMVGMVRGRLGR, encoded by the coding sequence ATGAACGCGCCGTACGACGGTGAACGCGGACAGGGCGCGGGTGGCGATCCGGCAGGGCAGGGCGCGCCTTCGCCGCCTGCCCAGGAGCCCTATGCCCCCCAGGACCCCCGGGGACGCGATCCCCGCGTTCAGGACCCCTACGTCCAGGATCCGTACGCCCAGGACCCGTACGTCCAGGGTGCCTACCAGGAGGATCCCTACTGGACGCAGGAGCTCGCCGCACAGGACCCGGTGAACGGAGCGCTGTACGACAGCGCCCCGCTCCCCCCGCCGCCGCCCGCGCCCACGTATCAGGACCCGCAGCAGCTCTACCAGCAGCCGCCGGCCCAGCAGTACGCCCCCGACCCGCGGATCTGGGCGCAGCCACCGCCGCCCGAACCTGCGGGGCCCTCCCGGCACCTGCCGTACGGGGACGATCCGCAGACCACCCAGTTCATGGGTGTCGACGAACTCGTCTCCCGGGCGGGCGACGAGGCACCGCAGCAGGACGCCTTCGCCCATCTCTACCGCGACCAGCAGGGTCTGGGGCAGCAGCCGCCCGCGGTGCCCGAGCCGGAACCCGCCCCCGTACCGGTGGCGGCGCCGCCGGCCGCCCGCTCCGGCGGCAAGGCGTCGGGTCTGCTGAAGTCGAGCGCCGTCATGGCGGCGGGCACCCTGGTGTCGCGGCTGACGGGGTTCGTCCGCAGCCTGGTGATCACCGCGGCGCTCGGCGCCGCACTGCTCGGTGACAGCTTCACCGTGGCGTACACCCTGCCGACGATGATCTACATCCTCACCGTCGGCGGCGGCCTCAACTCCGTCTTCGTCCCACAGCTCGTGCGGTCCATGAAGGAGGACGACGACGGCGGTGAGGCGTACGCGAACCGGCTGCTGACGCTGGTGATGGTGGCGCTCGGCGCCGTCGTCGTCATCGTCGTGCTCGGCGCTCCCGTGCTGATCCGGCTGATGTCGGACACGATCGCCGGCGATCCGACCGCCAACAACGTCGCCGTCACCTTCGCCCGGTACTGCCTGCCGACCATCTTCTTCATGGGCATCCATGTGGTGATGGGTCAGATCCTCAACGCGCGCGGGAAGTTCGGCGCGATGATGTGGACGCCGGTACTCAACAACATCGTCATGATCGCCACGTTCGGTCTGTTCATCTGGGTCTACGGCACGGCCGCCGACTCGAACATGAGCGTGCGGACCATCCCGCCGGACGGTGTGCGGCTGCTGGGTGTCGGCACCCTCCTGGGACTCACCGTGCAGGCGCTGGCGATGATTCCGTATCTGCGGGAGGCCGGTTTCCGGTTCCGTCCGCGGTTCGACTGGAAGGGCCACGGTCTCGGCAAGACGGTCAAGCTGGCCAAGTGGACCGTCCTGTTCGTGCTCGCCAACCAGGCCGGCGTGCTGATCGTCACCCAGCTCGCCACGGCGGCGGGCAAGGCGTCCGGCAAGGACGGCACGGGCATCCTGGCCTACAGCAACGCCCAGCTGATCTGGGGCATGCCGCAGGCCATAATCACGGTATCGGTCATGGCCGCGCTGCTCCCCCGTATCTCCCGCTCGGCGGCCGACGGCGACCCCGGGGCGGTGCGCGACGACATCTCGCAGGGCCTGCGCAACTCCGCCGTGGCCATCGTCCCCATCGCGTTCGCGTTCCTCGCGCTCGGTGTCCCGATGTCCACGCTGCTCTTCTCGTCCAGCGGCCTGGAGTCGGCGCGGTCCATGGGCTTCATCCTGATGGCGTTCGGCCTCGGACTGATCCCGTACTCCGTGCAGTACGTCGTGCTGCGCGGCTTCTACGCCTACGAGGACACCCGGACGCCCTTCTACAACACGGTCATCGTCGCGGCGGTCAACGCGGCCGCTTCGGCGATCAGTTACGTCGTGCTGCCGGCCCGCTGGGCCGTCGTGGGAATGGCCGCCTCGTACGGTCTCGCCTACGCCGTCGGCGTCGGTGTCGCCTGGCACCGGCTCGCCAAGCGCCTCGGCGGTGACCTCGACGGCGGTCGCGTCATGCGGACGTACGCCCGGCTCTGCCTGGCGTCCATCCCGGCGGCTCTCGCGGCTGGTGCCATTGGCTACGCCGTCCTCGGCGGCGTGGGTGAGGGCGCCCTCGGCTCTCTCGTGGCGCTCGTTCTCGGCGGCGTCGTCCTGTTGGGGGTCTTCTTCCTCGCCGCGAAGAAAATGCGGATCGAGGAGATGAACTCGATGGTCGGCATGGTGCGCGGACGCCTGGGACGCTAG
- a CDS encoding protein kinase family protein, with protein sequence MAERSTASVDVADNGGNEPPAAKADKATTDGVAEAQDTAEESEQSEDKSGDKGGQDTEPTVVTPELHSGHKLARRYRLEECVTRLDGFSSWRAVDEKLRRAVGVHLLPADHPRARSVLAAARSAALLGDPRFVQVLDAVEENDLVYVVHEWLPDAVELTALLAAGPMEAHDAYQLVSQVSQAMAAAHREGLAHLRLTPGAVLRTSSGQYRIRGLAVNAALRGISADRPQRTDTEAIGAILYAALTQRWPYETDAYGLAGLPKGVGLIAPDQVRAGIHRGLSELAMRALINDGATASRQEPPCTTPDELAKAVAEMPRIRPPEPTFTAPPDYQRTTYQQGNYGLPQSANGAPAPAIVAPPPPLQGRTGKALKWIVSALLITALGLGSWQVADRLLDHNESSDNGPAKTKTTDEHGDDKVVEHGKPIAITGAHDFDPLSSDHSEKPDQIQNSYDRDPATAWETDRYLSHDFGRLKSGVGIVLDLGKAQSVGSVDVSFLGGDTAVQLRAAPSGAAEAPGGLDGFTKVAEGSGEKVALKPGKAVTTRYVLVWLTDLPPIGDGGYRGKVSEIQVSS encoded by the coding sequence GTGGCGGAACGTAGCACGGCGTCCGTCGACGTGGCCGACAACGGCGGGAACGAACCGCCGGCCGCCAAGGCGGACAAGGCCACGACCGACGGTGTGGCGGAAGCCCAGGACACTGCTGAGGAGTCCGAGCAGTCCGAGGACAAGAGCGGGGACAAGGGCGGGCAGGACACCGAGCCGACCGTCGTCACCCCCGAACTGCACAGTGGCCACAAGCTCGCCAGACGCTACCGCCTGGAGGAGTGCGTCACCCGTCTGGACGGATTCAGCAGTTGGCGTGCGGTCGACGAGAAACTGCGCCGCGCCGTTGGCGTCCACCTTCTGCCGGCCGACCACCCGCGCGCCCGCTCCGTGCTCGCCGCAGCCCGCTCGGCTGCGCTCCTCGGTGACCCGCGCTTCGTCCAGGTCCTCGACGCCGTCGAGGAGAACGACCTCGTCTACGTCGTCCACGAGTGGCTGCCGGACGCCGTCGAACTCACCGCGCTCCTCGCCGCAGGGCCGATGGAGGCGCACGACGCCTATCAACTCGTCAGCCAGGTCTCCCAGGCCATGGCGGCCGCGCACCGCGAGGGCCTCGCCCATCTGCGGCTGACGCCGGGTGCGGTGCTGCGGACCTCCAGCGGCCAGTACCGGATCCGTGGTCTCGCCGTGAACGCGGCGCTGCGCGGCATCAGCGCCGACCGTCCGCAACGCACCGACACCGAGGCCATCGGAGCGATCCTCTACGCGGCGCTGACCCAGCGCTGGCCGTACGAGACGGACGCGTACGGGCTGGCCGGACTGCCCAAGGGCGTCGGGCTCATCGCCCCCGACCAGGTGCGGGCCGGCATCCACCGGGGCCTGTCGGAGCTGGCCATGCGGGCGCTGATCAACGACGGTGCCACGGCGTCCCGTCAGGAGCCGCCCTGCACCACGCCGGACGAACTGGCCAAGGCTGTGGCGGAGATGCCGCGCATCCGGCCGCCGGAGCCCACGTTCACCGCGCCGCCCGACTACCAGCGCACCACCTACCAGCAGGGCAACTACGGCCTCCCGCAGTCCGCCAACGGCGCCCCCGCGCCGGCGATCGTGGCCCCGCCGCCGCCGCTTCAGGGGCGTACCGGCAAGGCACTCAAGTGGATCGTCTCGGCGCTCCTGATCACCGCTCTGGGACTCGGCAGCTGGCAGGTCGCCGACCGGCTCCTCGACCACAACGAGTCCTCGGACAACGGTCCGGCCAAGACGAAGACCACCGACGAGCACGGAGACGACAAGGTCGTCGAGCACGGCAAGCCGATCGCCATCACCGGCGCCCACGACTTCGACCCGCTCAGCTCTGACCACTCCGAGAAGCCCGACCAGATACAGAACAGCTACGACCGCGACCCCGCCACCGCGTGGGAGACCGACCGCTACCTCAGCCACGACTTCGGACGCCTCAAGTCGGGCGTCGGCATCGTGCTGGACCTCGGCAAGGCGCAGAGCGTCGGCTCGGTGGACGTCTCCTTCCTGGGCGGCGACACCGCGGTGCAGCTGCGGGCAGCGCCCTCAGGAGCCGCGGAGGCACCGGGCGGGCTGGACGGTTTCACGAAGGTTGCCGAGGGATCCGGTGAGAAAGTGGCCCTCAAGCCCGGCAAGGCGGTCACGACGCGGTACGTTCTGGTCTGGCTGACCGATCTTCCGCCGATCGGAGACGGCGGCTACCGGGGCAAGGTCTCGGAGATCCAGGTCAGCAGCTGA